From Pelomonas sp. SE-A7, a single genomic window includes:
- a CDS encoding alpha/beta hydrolase produces the protein MQTQPFKTRAPWFILAIAIIASLNSSRSEAATPATPAAAPAATSYRDLQVQVVGTGKPVLMIPGLNSAASVWTETCAALQPQVQCHIVQLPGFAGAKPVQQEQWLNSMRQQLQSYVDDKKLAKPVVMGHSLGGALALMLGSEAPQRFERLVIVDALAFIGAVRDPNATAESLKPMLQGMRQQMAAASDEQAAAQVKAMAPGMTNNAQGIERVVAWGLSSDRATTAQAMTELWGTDLRPQLSKIQVPTLVLGSWAAYKPMGATQESTRKIFETQYANLKGVDIRMSEAGYHFLMWDDADWLVGAVKGFIAQR, from the coding sequence ATGCAGACCCAGCCGTTCAAGACCCGCGCCCCCTGGTTCATCCTGGCGATCGCCATCATCGCGTCGCTGAACAGCAGCCGCAGCGAGGCCGCCACCCCCGCCACCCCCGCCGCCGCGCCGGCCGCCACCAGCTACCGCGACCTGCAGGTCCAGGTGGTGGGCACGGGCAAGCCGGTGCTGATGATCCCGGGCCTGAACAGCGCCGCCTCGGTCTGGACCGAGACCTGCGCAGCCCTGCAGCCGCAAGTGCAGTGCCACATCGTCCAGCTGCCCGGCTTTGCCGGCGCCAAGCCGGTCCAGCAGGAGCAATGGCTGAACAGCATGCGGCAGCAGCTGCAGTCCTATGTGGACGACAAGAAGCTCGCCAAGCCGGTGGTCATGGGCCACAGCCTCGGTGGCGCACTGGCCCTGATGCTGGGCAGCGAGGCGCCGCAGCGCTTCGAGCGCCTGGTGATCGTGGACGCACTGGCCTTCATAGGCGCGGTGCGCGACCCGAACGCCACGGCCGAAAGCCTCAAGCCCATGCTGCAGGGCATGCGCCAGCAGATGGCCGCGGCCAGCGACGAGCAGGCTGCGGCCCAGGTCAAGGCCATGGCACCGGGCATGACGAACAACGCGCAAGGCATAGAGCGCGTGGTCGCCTGGGGCCTCAGCAGCGACCGGGCCACCACGGCCCAGGCCATGACCGAGCTTTGGGGCACGGACCTGCGTCCGCAGCTGTCCAAGATCCAGGTGCCGACCCTGGTGCTGGGCTCCTGGGCCGCCTACAAGCCCATGGGCGCCACGCAGGAAAGCACCCGCAAGATCTTCGAAACCCAGTACGCCAACCTCAAGGGCGTGGACATCCGCATGAGCGAGGCCGGCTACCACTTCCTGATGTGGGACGACGCCGACTGGCTGGTCGGCGCCGTCAAGGGCTTCATCGCCCAGCGGTGA
- a CDS encoding cytochrome c peroxidase gives MIRISHTLGLLLSASLAACGGGGGGGAPAPAPAPAPAPAPAPAPAPALSALATLGQQVFNDRLLSGSGRMSCATCHDPAFSHGAPNALAVQIGGQFESEFGQRAAPSIRYLERLPPFDLASLSGGLTADGRADSFAAQAHLVLFNPLEFDNANADALARRLRVSATSQPFSVLFGSNGDGTTVTAQLEQALQAFQLEDRSLHPYDSKFDLVQSNRAVFTAPEQRGQQVFRDPSRGNCSACHFDFSADGKPPLFTDFGYAAIGVPRNPAIPANSDPNYFDLGLCGPLRKDLADRKDLCGLFRTPGLRNIALKPVFFHNGRFNTLAQVLDFYNTRDTEPERWYPVQGGQVQKFDDLPAAYRANLSTFPPFVGRKPGDRPPMSAQDLIDLECFLRTLSDGHVVGTPPPPACR, from the coding sequence ATGATCCGCATATCGCACACCCTGGGTTTGTTGCTGAGCGCTTCGCTCGCCGCTTGCGGCGGTGGCGGTGGCGGCGGCGCACCGGCGCCCGCCCCCGCGCCAGCACCTGCTCCCGCGCCGGCCCCTGCGCCGGCCCCGGCGCTCAGCGCATTGGCCACCCTGGGCCAGCAGGTCTTCAACGACCGACTGCTGTCGGGCTCGGGTCGCATGTCCTGCGCCACCTGTCATGACCCGGCTTTCAGTCATGGCGCACCGAATGCACTGGCGGTGCAGATAGGCGGTCAGTTCGAGAGCGAGTTCGGCCAGCGGGCTGCGCCCTCGATCCGCTATCTCGAGCGCCTGCCGCCCTTCGACCTGGCCTCGCTTTCAGGCGGCCTGACCGCCGACGGCCGGGCCGACAGCTTCGCGGCCCAGGCCCATCTGGTGCTGTTCAACCCACTGGAATTCGACAACGCCAATGCCGATGCGCTGGCGCGGCGCTTGCGCGTCTCGGCGACTTCCCAGCCGTTCTCCGTCCTTTTCGGCAGCAACGGCGACGGCACCACCGTGACCGCCCAGCTGGAGCAGGCGCTGCAGGCCTTCCAGCTCGAGGACCGCAGCCTGCATCCCTACGACAGCAAGTTCGACCTGGTGCAGTCGAACCGGGCCGTGTTCACGGCCCCGGAGCAGCGCGGCCAGCAGGTGTTCCGCGATCCCTCGCGCGGCAATTGCTCGGCCTGCCATTTCGACTTCAGCGCCGACGGCAAGCCGCCGCTGTTCACCGACTTCGGCTATGCCGCCATCGGCGTGCCGCGCAACCCGGCCATCCCGGCCAACAGCGATCCGAACTACTTCGACCTGGGCCTGTGCGGCCCGCTGCGCAAGGACCTGGCGGACCGCAAGGACCTGTGCGGCCTGTTCCGCACGCCGGGCCTGCGCAACATCGCGCTCAAGCCGGTGTTCTTCCACAACGGCCGCTTCAACACCCTGGCCCAGGTGCTGGACTTCTACAACACGCGCGATACCGAGCCCGAGCGCTGGTATCCGGTGCAGGGCGGCCAGGTGCAGAAGTTCGATGACCTGCCGGCTGCCTACCGGGCCAACCTGTCGACCTTCCCGCCCTTCGTCGGCCGCAAGCCGGGCGACCGGCCGCCCATGAGCGCCCAGGACCTGATCGACCTGGAATGCTTCCTGCGCACGCTCAGCGACGGCCACGTGGTCGGCACGCCGCCACCGCCCGCCTGCCGCTGA
- a CDS encoding ATP-binding cassette domain-containing protein produces the protein MTPVLTAHSLSFAYERRRIVDLWSHEFGPGLCWLRGPNGSGKSTRLKLLAGALQPQWGSARVAGMDLKTQGLDYRREVAFVGAEPPPFEHLSPVERFGFLGRLYPRSDASLFERHVDGFGLRPFLNQPLRALSTGTQHKAALAAALALGTRVLLLDEPLIALDAAAQAHLQSVLAQAAAETGRLTLVVSHEALGVEPSAVVELA, from the coding sequence ATGACCCCTGTGCTGACCGCCCATTCGCTGAGCTTCGCCTACGAGCGCCGCCGCATCGTCGATCTCTGGAGCCACGAATTCGGCCCGGGGCTGTGCTGGCTGCGCGGTCCCAACGGCTCGGGCAAGTCGACCCGGCTCAAGCTGCTGGCTGGCGCGCTGCAGCCGCAATGGGGCTCGGCCCGCGTGGCGGGCATGGACCTGAAGACCCAGGGCCTGGACTACCGCCGCGAAGTGGCCTTCGTCGGCGCCGAGCCGCCGCCTTTCGAGCACCTGAGCCCGGTCGAGCGCTTCGGCTTCCTGGGGCGGCTCTACCCGCGATCCGACGCGTCCCTGTTCGAGCGCCATGTCGATGGCTTCGGCCTGCGGCCTTTCCTGAACCAGCCGCTGCGCGCGCTCTCGACCGGCACCCAGCACAAGGCCGCGCTGGCCGCGGCGCTGGCCCTGGGCACGCGGGTGCTGCTGCTGGATGAGCCTCTGATCGCACTGGACGCCGCGGCCCAGGCCCATCTGCAGAGCGTGCTGGCACAGGCCGCGGCCGAGACCGGGCGGCTGACCCTGGTGGTCAGCCACGAGGCGCTGGGTGTGGAGCCCAGCGCCGTGGTCGAGCTGGCTTGA
- a CDS encoding FKBP-type peptidyl-prolyl cis-trans isomerase, with product MFPKSAISRRTTLSALALGLALSACGGGGGGGDSGSSGNNDVYGWSSITTLKTTDTTVGTGATVATGNVLRVHYTGWLYDKRATDLKGSKFDSSVDRGTPFEFPFGMGQVIAGWDQGLVGMKVGGKRQLIIPASLGYGSNGFPPSIPGGAALVFDVELLAIK from the coding sequence ATGTTCCCGAAGTCCGCTATTTCCCGCCGCACCACCCTGTCCGCCCTGGCCCTCGGCCTCGCACTCTCCGCCTGTGGCGGCGGTGGTGGTGGCGGCGATTCCGGCTCGTCCGGCAACAACGACGTCTACGGCTGGTCGTCCATCACCACGCTGAAGACCACCGACACCACCGTGGGCACCGGCGCCACGGTCGCCACCGGCAACGTGCTGCGTGTGCATTACACCGGCTGGCTCTACGACAAGCGCGCCACCGACCTCAAGGGCTCCAAGTTCGACAGCTCGGTCGACCGCGGCACGCCGTTCGAGTTCCCGTTCGGCATGGGCCAGGTGATCGCCGGCTGGGACCAGGGCCTGGTCGGCATGAAGGTCGGCGGCAAGCGCCAGCTGATCATCCCGGCCTCGCTGGGCTATGGCAGCAACGGCTTCCCTCCCAGCATCCCCGGCGGCGCCGCCCTGGTGTTCGACGTCGAACTGCTGGCGATCAAGTAA
- the panC gene encoding pantoate--beta-alanine ligase, whose amino-acid sequence MKLIHTIAELRAELEGQGGRAFVPTMGNLHEGHLALVRQARAATAGPVIASIFVNRLQFLPHEDFDRYPRTLENDCRLLESAGCDLVFAPDERELYPEPQAYKLQPPAELADILEGHFRPGFFTGVCTVVYKLFNIVQPQIAIFGKKDYQQLMVLRRMVAQMALPIDVRGGETCRSAEGLALSSRNGYLSEAEKLEALRLSATLKGLIAGWQAGRRDVAQLEAEAMQALRAQGWLPDYVVLRRQRDLGTPEEGAPLVALAAAKLGATRLIDNLEL is encoded by the coding sequence ATGAAACTCATCCACACGATCGCCGAGCTGCGTGCCGAACTCGAGGGCCAGGGCGGCCGCGCCTTCGTGCCCACCATGGGCAATCTGCATGAAGGCCATCTGGCCCTGGTGCGCCAGGCTCGCGCCGCGACGGCCGGCCCGGTGATTGCCAGCATCTTCGTCAATCGCCTGCAGTTCCTGCCGCACGAGGACTTCGACCGCTATCCGCGCACGCTGGAGAACGACTGCCGGCTGCTGGAAAGTGCGGGCTGCGACCTGGTGTTCGCGCCGGACGAGCGCGAGCTCTATCCCGAGCCGCAGGCCTACAAGCTGCAGCCGCCGGCCGAGCTGGCCGACATCCTGGAAGGCCATTTCCGGCCCGGCTTCTTCACCGGCGTCTGCACCGTGGTGTACAAGCTGTTCAACATCGTGCAACCGCAGATCGCCATCTTCGGCAAGAAGGACTACCAGCAACTGATGGTCCTGCGCCGCATGGTGGCGCAGATGGCCCTGCCGATCGACGTGCGTGGCGGCGAGACCTGCCGCAGCGCCGAGGGCCTGGCCCTGTCCTCACGCAATGGCTATCTCAGCGAGGCCGAGAAGCTGGAGGCCCTGCGCCTGTCGGCGACGCTGAAGGGCCTGATCGCCGGCTGGCAAGCCGGCCGGCGCGATGTGGCGCAGCTGGAGGCCGAGGCCATGCAAGCGCTGCGCGCCCAGGGCTGGCTGCCCGACTATGTCGTGCTGCGCCGCCAGCGCGACCTCGGCACGCCCGAGGAGGGCGCGCCCCTGGTGGCCTTGGCGGCCGCCAAGCTGGGTGCGACCCGGCTGATCGACAACCTGGAGCTGTAG
- the panB gene encoding 3-methyl-2-oxobutanoate hydroxymethyltransferase, with product MNTTTQERKPVTLQRLLDMHASGDKIAMLTCYDAAFAALLDEAGVDVLLVGDSLGNVLQGQTSTVPVSLQEMVYHTACVARGRKSAWVIGDLPFDSYQASTEEAWKSAAALVKAGAHMVKLEGGGWTAATVRFLVERGIPVCAHLGFTPQTVTALGGYKVQGRDEASAALLKQQAHELAAAGAQMLVLEMVPAALAAELAGELKIPVIGIGAGVGCSGQVLVLHDMLDITPGRRPRFVKNFMQGASSVQDAVRRYVTEVKGASFPQDDLHGY from the coding sequence ATGAACACGACGACCCAAGAGAGAAAGCCGGTCACGCTGCAGCGTCTGCTGGACATGCATGCCAGCGGCGACAAGATCGCCATGCTGACCTGCTACGACGCCGCCTTCGCCGCGCTGCTGGACGAGGCCGGGGTCGACGTGCTGCTGGTCGGCGATTCGCTGGGCAATGTGCTGCAGGGCCAGACCAGCACGGTGCCGGTCAGCCTGCAGGAGATGGTCTATCACACGGCCTGCGTGGCCCGCGGCCGCAAGAGCGCCTGGGTCATTGGCGACCTGCCCTTCGACAGCTACCAGGCCTCGACCGAAGAAGCCTGGAAGAGCGCCGCCGCCCTGGTCAAGGCCGGCGCCCACATGGTCAAGCTCGAAGGCGGCGGCTGGACCGCGGCCACGGTGCGCTTCCTGGTCGAGCGCGGCATTCCGGTCTGTGCCCACCTGGGCTTCACGCCACAGACGGTCACCGCCCTGGGCGGCTACAAGGTCCAGGGCCGCGACGAGGCCAGCGCCGCCTTGCTGAAGCAGCAGGCCCATGAGCTGGCCGCGGCCGGCGCCCAGATGCTGGTGCTGGAGATGGTGCCGGCCGCCCTGGCCGCCGAGCTGGCCGGCGAGCTGAAGATTCCGGTGATCGGCATCGGCGCCGGTGTCGGTTGCTCGGGCCAGGTGCTGGTGCTGCACGACATGCTGGACATCACGCCGGGCCGTCGTCCGCGCTTCGTCAAGAACTTCATGCAGGGCGCCTCCTCGGTGCAGGACGCGGTGCGCCGTTATGTGACCGAGGTGAAGGGCGCCAGCTTCCCGCAGGACGACCTGCACGGCTATTGA
- a CDS encoding hydrogen peroxide-inducible genes activator produces the protein MTLTELRYIVAVARERHFGRAAEACFVSQPTLSVAIKKLEEELDVKIFERGASEVSVTPLGEEIVRQAQSVIEQASAIKEIAKRGKDPLAGALRLGIIYTIGPYLLPELVKHTIELYPQMPLMLQENFTVKLLEMLRTGELDCAIMAEPFPDTGLATAALYDEPFVVAVPATHPFAQRPSISATELKQETMLLLGTGHCFRDHVLEVCPEFARFSSDAEGIRKSFEGSSLETIKHMVASGMGVTVVPSLSVPKEPAPHLRFIPFEAPIPSRRVVLAWRRTFTRYEAIAALRNAIYACELSGVTRLTA, from the coding sequence ATGACCCTGACCGAGCTGCGCTACATCGTTGCCGTCGCCCGCGAACGCCATTTCGGCCGCGCCGCCGAGGCCTGCTTCGTGTCGCAACCCACGCTGAGCGTGGCGATCAAGAAGCTGGAAGAAGAGCTCGACGTCAAGATCTTCGAGCGCGGTGCCAGCGAGGTCTCGGTGACGCCGCTGGGCGAGGAGATCGTGCGCCAGGCCCAGTCGGTGATCGAGCAGGCCAGCGCCATCAAGGAGATCGCCAAGCGCGGCAAGGACCCGCTGGCCGGCGCCCTGCGCCTGGGCATCATCTACACCATCGGCCCCTACCTGCTGCCCGAGCTGGTCAAGCACACCATCGAGCTGTATCCGCAGATGCCGCTGATGCTGCAGGAGAACTTCACGGTCAAGCTCTTGGAGATGCTGCGCACCGGCGAGCTGGACTGCGCCATCATGGCCGAGCCCTTTCCCGACACCGGCCTGGCCACCGCAGCGCTGTACGACGAGCCCTTCGTCGTGGCCGTGCCCGCCACCCATCCCTTCGCCCAGCGCCCCAGCATCAGCGCCACCGAGCTCAAGCAGGAAACCATGCTGCTGCTGGGCACCGGCCACTGCTTCCGCGACCATGTGCTGGAGGTCTGCCCCGAGTTCGCCCGCTTCTCGTCCGATGCCGAGGGCATACGCAAGAGCTTCGAGGGCAGCTCGCTGGAGACCATCAAGCACATGGTGGCCTCGGGCATGGGCGTGACCGTCGTGCCCTCGCTGAGCGTGCCAAAAGAACCGGCCCCTCACCTTCGCTTCATCCCTTTTGAAGCGCCGATCCCCAGCCGGCGCGTGGTGCTGGCCTGGCGCCGCACCTTCACCCGCTACGAGGCCATCGCCGCCCTGCGCAATGCGATCTACGCCTGCGAGCTGAGCGGTGTGACCCGGCTGACGGCCTGA